The following are from one region of the Rhodopirellula sp. P2 genome:
- a CDS encoding FecR domain-containing protein — protein sequence MNDQERFADLWTDYLEGELDERGLKELHELLASDERFVQRAADLLQTHRLLGLVVADSPPQRDAFVRETLAQLPESQDEFVAQVMSQVGARQTDVEPAGKTSPRSRPVASHFAVVVAALILVVGSLFVFQPKGQAPVTVQGKYPPVTTVGVRHARLASSSHAKFFGELSPPVNAVLPPYREYVLMSGLIEVLFPTGASAILEGPAVFHVSSDESLDLSVGRCSVHVPEGAEGFHVNTPVTRVVDRGTRFSVNVDEMSETEVQVIEGAADIYDVERVVDASDSGSPNAIELLERLAGGEAKKYVSAGLVATEQVPFRATSYRSQLPDRVVSYETTFAVDGGAEHLTSVTVQRGGKVNRFPVDSLIPARLTWFQATEPRPFLCGEPTYPSSRVEALLDESLVTGVINPDGSVDPLTTDPVLEGDSGTPGMAIRFDQPVVNGPGADVLVFDLQTFGNPLDGDAFHISPLKFREGLKSYTIRKYDLTMESPEAKVLTDFHVHFFAEPAKSLAELNSLKMTPRQQSNKFRGLAVGIDLSDLGYASGETIEGLFIQDALDDSHFVDPVFIAGLPEEE from the coding sequence GTGAACGACCAGGAACGTTTTGCTGATTTGTGGACCGACTACCTCGAAGGTGAGTTGGACGAACGTGGGCTGAAAGAGCTGCATGAATTGCTCGCCAGTGACGAACGGTTTGTGCAGCGTGCTGCCGACTTGTTGCAAACACATCGATTGCTTGGCCTGGTGGTGGCGGACTCGCCGCCGCAACGGGATGCGTTTGTCCGAGAGACGCTGGCTCAATTGCCGGAAAGCCAGGATGAGTTTGTCGCTCAGGTGATGTCGCAGGTGGGAGCTCGTCAAACCGACGTGGAACCAGCCGGCAAAACGTCACCAAGGAGTCGTCCGGTTGCCTCCCACTTTGCTGTGGTGGTGGCTGCGTTGATCCTTGTTGTTGGCTCGTTGTTTGTCTTCCAGCCAAAGGGTCAAGCTCCCGTGACTGTTCAAGGGAAGTATCCCCCTGTCACAACGGTGGGCGTGCGTCACGCTCGGCTCGCCAGCAGTTCGCATGCGAAGTTCTTTGGTGAGCTGTCACCGCCGGTCAATGCCGTGCTCCCACCGTATCGAGAATACGTCCTGATGAGCGGTTTGATTGAAGTTTTGTTTCCGACCGGTGCCTCGGCAATTTTAGAAGGACCAGCGGTCTTTCATGTTTCGTCCGATGAGAGCTTGGATCTGAGTGTTGGTCGCTGTTCGGTTCATGTGCCCGAAGGGGCAGAGGGTTTTCACGTCAACACGCCAGTCACCCGTGTGGTGGATCGAGGGACTCGATTTTCGGTGAACGTCGACGAAATGAGTGAGACGGAAGTGCAAGTGATCGAAGGCGCTGCTGATATCTACGACGTTGAGCGAGTGGTCGACGCTTCCGATTCAGGCTCTCCCAATGCCATTGAATTGTTGGAACGATTGGCGGGCGGAGAAGCCAAAAAATACGTGTCCGCAGGTCTTGTTGCGACCGAGCAGGTCCCCTTCCGGGCGACTTCCTACCGCAGCCAATTGCCTGACCGCGTCGTTTCGTATGAGACAACCTTCGCTGTGGACGGAGGAGCCGAACACTTGACCAGCGTGACCGTCCAACGTGGCGGCAAAGTCAATCGGTTTCCGGTGGACTCATTGATTCCTGCGCGACTGACTTGGTTCCAAGCGACCGAGCCTCGACCGTTTTTGTGTGGTGAGCCGACGTACCCATCGTCCCGAGTGGAAGCGTTGTTGGACGAAAGCCTCGTCACGGGAGTGATCAATCCCGATGGGAGTGTCGATCCACTGACAACCGATCCCGTTCTCGAAGGTGATTCCGGAACGCCCGGGATGGCAATTCGTTTTGACCAACCGGTCGTGAATGGTCCCGGAGCGGATGTGCTGGTGTTCGATTTGCAAACGTTCGGCAACCCGCTTGATGGCGATGCATTTCACATCAGCCCGCTGAAGTTTCGCGAAGGACTGAAGTCCTACACGATTCGAAAGTATGACCTGACGATGGAATCGCCTGAAGCAAAAGTGTTGACAGATTTCCATGTCCACTTTTTTGCGGAACCTGCGAAGTCACTTGCGGAACTCAATTCGCTTAAGATGACACCGCGACAACAAAGCAATAAGTTTCGTGGTCTGGCCGTTGGGATTGATCTCTCTGACTTGGGATATGCAAGCGGTGAGACAATCGAAGGACTCTTTATTCAGGACGCGCTCGACGACAGTCACTTTGTCGACCCTGTCTTCATCGCTGGCCTGCCAGAGGAAGAATGA
- a CDS encoding ABC transporter ATP-binding protein has translation MKSFRRVLQLSLRRRMSLLGILLSSLVIAALWGANIGTLYPMVEVVFKGDDLPSYVEERLANSRVRAEEQRVQIAQLETELAELQQQEKTATGADAKASLQQQINTTTFEISSAELSQTASAKTADWLLWIQPWVDQAAPRGAFPTLVFIVAMLVGGTAIKLVALTINLMLVQYVAEGTVMELREKYFRKSLHLDLDHFGQNGSANLTSRLTNDVAHIAVGVSTLLGRLIREPLKMAVCLFGAATVCWRLLLLVMIVSPLMAFVMQHLSRAIRRASRRAMEEMSSLYGMLNDAFGGIHVVKSFNTQAYERARFRTRVQAYFRRSMKVALYNTLARSSSELLGLTMVGLAILAGGYLVINQQTHLLGIRMSVQPLDVGQVLLFFAMLIGASDPARKLSDVWTSLQRGIAASNRVYEIIDEPIRVTEPTSPVHLDRPHNTIQFKGVHFQYPSGPMVLRGINLTIPHGETIALIGPNGCGKSTLINLLCRFDDPHEGEVCFDDVAINRLATRDLRRRIALVNQRTVLFDDTIENNIRYGSPSADAHDVVRAAKLAFADDFIRRKTPDGYQTSLGSGGVRLSGGQMQRIALARAFLRDPDILILDEATSQIDIESEQLIHRALETFLENRTGIMITHRASTLAMADRVAVLDMGQVADVGTHHQLLASNSFYRSLCHSDLTDAA, from the coding sequence ATGAAGAGTTTTCGCCGAGTTCTGCAGTTGTCGCTGCGACGTCGCATGTCCTTGTTGGGGATTTTGTTGTCGTCGTTGGTGATTGCAGCTTTGTGGGGCGCGAATATCGGCACGCTGTACCCGATGGTGGAAGTCGTTTTCAAAGGCGACGATTTACCCTCGTACGTCGAGGAACGACTGGCCAATTCGCGAGTCAGAGCGGAAGAACAACGCGTGCAAATTGCACAGTTGGAGACCGAGCTGGCCGAGCTGCAGCAACAGGAAAAAACGGCAACCGGTGCCGACGCCAAGGCTTCGTTGCAACAACAAATCAACACCACCACATTCGAAATTTCTTCGGCTGAGTTGTCACAGACGGCGTCTGCAAAAACAGCGGATTGGTTGTTGTGGATTCAGCCTTGGGTTGACCAAGCTGCTCCTCGAGGAGCGTTCCCGACACTGGTTTTCATCGTCGCGATGTTGGTTGGCGGAACGGCCATCAAATTGGTCGCGTTGACGATCAACCTGATGCTCGTTCAGTACGTCGCTGAAGGCACGGTGATGGAACTGCGAGAAAAGTACTTCCGCAAATCCTTGCACCTGGACCTCGATCACTTTGGACAAAACGGCTCAGCCAACCTGACCAGTCGTTTGACCAACGACGTCGCTCACATTGCCGTGGGGGTCAGCACCTTGCTGGGACGGCTGATCCGGGAACCGCTGAAGATGGCGGTTTGTTTGTTCGGAGCCGCCACGGTTTGTTGGCGTTTGTTGTTGTTGGTGATGATTGTTTCGCCGTTGATGGCGTTTGTGATGCAACATCTCAGCCGCGCGATTCGCCGCGCCAGCCGCCGAGCGATGGAAGAGATGAGCAGCCTTTATGGGATGCTCAACGATGCCTTTGGTGGCATTCACGTCGTCAAATCATTCAACACACAAGCCTACGAACGAGCCCGCTTTCGTACTCGGGTGCAGGCCTACTTTCGCCGCTCGATGAAGGTGGCGTTGTACAACACACTCGCTCGCAGCAGCAGCGAATTGCTAGGTTTGACGATGGTCGGACTGGCGATTTTGGCCGGCGGGTACTTGGTCATCAACCAACAAACCCACTTGCTGGGCATTCGCATGAGCGTTCAACCGCTGGATGTCGGTCAGGTGCTGTTGTTCTTTGCCATGCTGATCGGTGCTTCGGATCCAGCCCGTAAATTGTCGGATGTTTGGACCTCGCTGCAGCGTGGCATCGCCGCCTCGAATCGCGTTTATGAGATCATCGACGAACCCATTCGTGTCACCGAGCCCACCAGCCCGGTTCACTTGGATCGACCGCACAACACGATCCAATTCAAAGGCGTGCACTTCCAATACCCCTCGGGACCGATGGTCTTGCGTGGCATCAACCTGACGATCCCACATGGCGAAACGATCGCGTTGATTGGACCCAACGGTTGCGGGAAAAGCACGTTGATCAATTTGCTTTGTCGTTTTGATGATCCGCACGAAGGCGAAGTCTGTTTCGACGATGTTGCGATCAACCGCTTGGCCACCCGCGATCTGCGACGACGCATTGCGTTGGTCAATCAACGAACGGTGTTGTTTGACGACACGATCGAAAACAACATTCGCTATGGCAGTCCCAGCGCGGACGCTCACGATGTGGTTCGGGCCGCCAAACTGGCCTTTGCCGATGACTTCATTCGCCGGAAAACACCCGACGGCTATCAAACCTCGCTCGGATCTGGCGGCGTGCGACTGTCCGGTGGCCAAATGCAGCGGATCGCACTGGCTCGAGCCTTCCTGCGGGATCCGGACATTTTGATTTTGGACGAAGCGACCAGCCAAATTGATATCGAGAGTGAACAACTCATTCACCGCGCCCTGGAAACGTTCCTGGAAAACCGGACGGGAATCATGATCACTCACCGGGCCAGCACGCTTGCGATGGCTGACCGGGTTGCGGTGCTGGACATGGGCCAAGTCGCCGATGTCGGAACGCATCATCAATTGCTTGCTAGCAATTCATTCTATCGCAGCCTCTGTCACAGCGATCTGACCGACGCGGCGTGA
- a CDS encoding S46 family peptidase, with protein sequence MRRWFLSGSCMVFALAGMSSDSHADEGMYLFNDVPRELLRDRHQFEPSDEWLKHLQLSSVRFNSGGSGSFVSSNGLVLTNHHVASDTLAKLSSKERNLIDDGFLAKSFAEELKAPDLELNQLISIEDVTERVNQQITEAADAEEAAKQRRAVIATIEKESLDETGLRSDVVTLFGGAKYHLYRYKKYTDVRLVWAPETAAAFFGGDADNFEYPRYNLDATLMRVYEDGEPAKLEHFLQWNEQPAQAGDLVFVSGHPGRTQRIFTVEALEYLRDERLPHVLDLLRRKEVLLQQYRLESKEAARRGRDELFGIQNARKAYSGMLAGLQDPQTFVSKRGRQDRLLTELANSPEHSGLADAWKEIAEVQSEKAELLDRSVSLRSELFQLALRILILSEEDRKPNEERLPGYTDSGRESLMAQILSPAPIYDDLEMVKLADEIALLLESRGMNDAVVREVLAGRSPKQIASELVSETKIKDVETRKALLDGGLDAVLASEDPMIRLARVIAPEYRRINEISEQLGEREKQAYAEITQATTAIEGTGGYPDATFTLRLAFGVVSGYEERGETVHPTTNFAGAFTHAKEHEGQEDFDLPKSWMTAKDNIDLDTQLNFVCTADIIGGNSGSPVVDRDGALVGLIFDGNIQSLTSDYLYTDVQSRAVSVSGVAIPEALRSIYQANALADQLGN encoded by the coding sequence GTGCGCCGTTGGTTCTTGTCGGGAAGTTGCATGGTTTTCGCGTTAGCTGGAATGTCCAGCGATTCACATGCTGATGAAGGCATGTATTTGTTCAACGATGTTCCTCGCGAATTGCTGCGAGACCGGCATCAGTTCGAACCCTCTGATGAATGGCTGAAACACCTGCAGCTGTCGTCGGTGCGATTCAACTCAGGCGGTTCTGGATCGTTCGTGTCCTCCAATGGTTTGGTGCTGACCAACCATCACGTCGCCAGTGACACGCTGGCGAAGCTCAGTTCCAAAGAGCGAAACCTGATCGACGATGGGTTCCTTGCAAAGAGTTTTGCCGAGGAACTCAAGGCACCTGATTTGGAACTCAATCAACTGATCTCGATCGAGGACGTGACCGAGCGAGTCAACCAGCAGATCACCGAGGCGGCAGACGCCGAAGAAGCTGCCAAACAACGGCGGGCTGTGATCGCGACGATCGAAAAAGAATCGCTCGATGAAACCGGTTTGCGAAGTGATGTGGTGACACTGTTCGGCGGAGCGAAGTACCACCTTTATCGCTACAAGAAGTACACGGACGTTCGATTGGTGTGGGCTCCTGAAACCGCGGCGGCATTCTTCGGTGGGGATGCAGATAACTTCGAGTACCCGCGTTACAACCTCGACGCGACGCTGATGCGAGTCTACGAGGATGGGGAACCAGCCAAGCTCGAACACTTCCTGCAGTGGAATGAACAACCTGCCCAAGCCGGCGACCTCGTTTTCGTCAGTGGGCACCCCGGGCGAACGCAGCGGATCTTCACCGTCGAGGCTCTCGAGTACCTGCGTGACGAACGCTTGCCACACGTGTTGGACTTACTGCGTCGCAAAGAGGTGCTGCTTCAGCAGTACCGATTGGAAAGCAAAGAAGCCGCCCGTCGCGGACGCGATGAGTTGTTCGGGATCCAAAACGCTCGCAAGGCTTACTCAGGCATGTTGGCGGGACTGCAAGACCCGCAAACGTTTGTGTCCAAACGAGGCCGCCAGGATCGGCTGCTGACGGAACTGGCAAACTCGCCGGAACACTCCGGGCTGGCCGACGCTTGGAAAGAAATCGCGGAAGTGCAATCGGAGAAGGCTGAGTTGCTTGACCGCTCGGTTTCGCTTCGCAGTGAGCTTTTTCAACTCGCTCTTCGCATTCTGATTCTGTCTGAAGAAGACCGCAAACCCAACGAAGAACGACTGCCGGGTTACACCGATTCGGGGCGAGAATCATTGATGGCTCAGATCCTTTCGCCAGCACCGATCTACGATGATTTGGAAATGGTGAAATTGGCCGATGAGATTGCCTTGCTGCTGGAAAGCCGCGGCATGAACGATGCGGTTGTGCGAGAAGTCTTGGCCGGTCGTTCGCCCAAACAGATCGCCAGCGAACTGGTGAGCGAGACGAAGATCAAAGACGTGGAGACGCGAAAAGCATTGCTTGACGGTGGGTTGGATGCGGTCCTGGCTTCGGAGGATCCGATGATCCGGTTGGCCCGAGTGATCGCACCCGAGTATCGCCGGATCAATGAGATCAGCGAACAACTCGGCGAACGCGAAAAGCAAGCTTATGCGGAGATCACCCAAGCGACGACGGCGATCGAAGGAACGGGTGGGTATCCCGATGCGACCTTCACATTGCGTTTGGCGTTCGGGGTTGTGTCCGGGTACGAAGAACGAGGTGAGACGGTCCATCCCACGACGAACTTTGCAGGTGCTTTCACGCATGCGAAGGAGCACGAAGGACAAGAAGACTTTGACCTTCCCAAATCCTGGATGACTGCCAAAGACAACATTGATTTGGACACCCAGCTCAACTTTGTCTGCACCGCCGACATCATTGGTGGCAACAGTGGCTCACCCGTGGTGGATCGCGACGGGGCGTTGGTGGGACTGATTTTCGATGGCAACATTCAAAGTCTGACCAGTGACTATCTTTACACCGATGTACAGAGTCGAGCGGTGAGTGTGTCGGGCGTGGCCATTCCGGAAGCCCTGCGTTCGATCTACCAAGCCAATGCCTTGGCAGATCAGCTCGGCAACTGA
- the hemQ gene encoding hydrogen peroxide-dependent heme synthase, whose amino-acid sequence MTSDPSPSRPPASSAGGPPPGVGRPGHAPLPEPSVIPEEGWHCGHYFYRFRREMFDGAIAPNHREQFLAALHPTGDAVPERLATYWISGHDCDFGVMVMDPDPAKVDGIHQSIMAPGIGRLIEPAWSFVSVSEVSEYVPSIEEYRRRLIKEGNAPDSPELAAKVAAYERRLPMMNRNRLQPEIPDWPSACFYPMNKSRVPGANWFMEPFSVRNQMMAEHAQSGMAFAGKVSQLISVGVGLDDWEWMVTLWGRNPQYLKDIVYKMRFDQASAKYAEFGPFYVGYKADANAILNHCRLV is encoded by the coding sequence ATGACATCTGATCCATCGCCGTCGCGCCCGCCCGCTTCCTCCGCTGGCGGTCCTCCTCCAGGAGTTGGCCGACCCGGACACGCTCCCCTGCCCGAGCCCAGCGTGATTCCAGAAGAAGGTTGGCACTGCGGTCACTACTTCTATCGTTTTCGCCGCGAAATGTTTGACGGTGCGATCGCACCCAATCATCGCGAGCAGTTCCTGGCGGCGCTCCACCCCACCGGCGATGCGGTCCCGGAACGTTTGGCGACGTACTGGATCAGCGGTCACGATTGTGATTTCGGCGTCATGGTGATGGATCCCGATCCAGCCAAAGTGGATGGCATTCATCAATCGATCATGGCACCGGGCATTGGCCGCTTGATTGAGCCGGCTTGGTCATTCGTCTCGGTCAGCGAAGTGAGCGAATACGTTCCTTCGATCGAAGAGTATCGTCGACGATTGATCAAAGAAGGCAACGCACCGGACTCACCGGAGTTGGCCGCGAAAGTGGCTGCGTACGAGCGACGTTTGCCGATGATGAACCGCAATCGTCTGCAGCCTGAGATCCCAGATTGGCCATCAGCTTGTTTCTATCCGATGAACAAGAGCCGAGTCCCGGGTGCCAACTGGTTCATGGAACCGTTCAGTGTTCGCAACCAAATGATGGCCGAACACGCCCAAAGCGGAATGGCTTTCGCGGGCAAGGTCAGCCAATTGATCTCAGTCGGCGTGGGACTGGATGACTGGGAATGGATGGTGACCTTGTGGGGTCGCAACCCTCAGTATCTCAAAGACATCGTCTACAAGATGCGATTCGACCAAGCGAGCGCCAAGTACGCCGAGTTCGGTCCGTTCTACGTCGGCTACAAAGCCGATGCGAACGCGATTCTGAATCACTGCCGTTTGGTCTGA
- a CDS encoding sugar phosphate isomerase/epimerase family protein codes for MNTLAINQLSTLRWEFEQDAQAYSDRGFEGIGLFRPKLDDLGIDRAVELLAETNLQVTSLSWVGGFTGSDGRGFDDAVRDAMGAVRDAAELRAETLIVLAGGRNNHIRKHARRTLCDALSHLAIIAEEFGVKLSLEPIHAGCGVEWSFVNDLESTLEILDIVDSSNLGIVLDTYHVGMDDRVLDMLPHVVPFMHLMQLGDGRHSPLGEMNRCLLGEGCVPIQSLVHRVLELGYSGPIEVELIGEDVEPLSYESVLDHTRSYLDQNIGPVKST; via the coding sequence ATGAACACCTTGGCGATCAACCAATTGTCGACTCTTCGATGGGAATTCGAGCAAGATGCTCAAGCGTATTCCGACCGAGGTTTCGAAGGCATTGGCTTGTTTCGACCGAAGCTCGATGACCTGGGAATCGATCGAGCGGTGGAGCTATTGGCCGAAACCAATTTGCAAGTCACCTCGCTCAGTTGGGTCGGTGGGTTCACCGGCAGCGACGGCCGCGGATTCGATGATGCGGTTCGCGACGCGATGGGTGCGGTCCGCGACGCAGCGGAACTGCGAGCCGAAACGTTGATCGTTTTGGCGGGTGGTCGAAACAACCACATTCGCAAACACGCCCGGCGAACGCTCTGTGACGCGTTGTCTCACCTGGCCATCATCGCCGAGGAATTTGGCGTGAAGCTTTCACTGGAACCCATCCACGCCGGTTGCGGTGTGGAATGGTCGTTCGTCAACGACTTGGAATCGACCCTCGAGATTCTCGATATCGTCGACAGTTCCAATCTGGGAATCGTGCTGGACACCTACCACGTTGGGATGGATGACCGGGTGCTGGACATGTTGCCTCACGTCGTTCCGTTCATGCATTTGATGCAATTGGGCGACGGTCGCCACAGTCCACTCGGCGAGATGAATCGTTGCTTGCTGGGCGAAGGCTGCGTGCCGATTCAGTCATTGGTTCACCGAGTCTTGGAACTGGGATACTCAGGACCGATCGAAGTGGAGTTGATTGGCGAAGACGTCGAACCGCTCAGCTACGAATCCGTGCTCGATCACACACGCTCGTATCTGGACCAAAACATTGGTCCTGTGAAATCAACGTGA
- a CDS encoding sigma-70 family RNA polymerase sigma factor, giving the protein MNSFPDDRRVTDALRRILRGETAEFEVVLRRYEQPLRAWLAAHVPLGIDVDEIAQRSFVAAFSRLEEFELGTDFGAWLFTIARYQLMTEKTRLRRIADYHARYGPELLQRELDRRCQQSPEIWSTKIEHLERCVESLGEHLGRFLKWRYDEEIPLQEMADRSGRSVPAVKKQLWKIRGKLQECMDARLASEGGSS; this is encoded by the coding sequence ATGAACTCTTTCCCCGACGATCGGCGAGTGACAGATGCTTTGCGACGTATTTTACGTGGCGAGACAGCTGAATTCGAGGTCGTTCTGCGCCGCTATGAGCAGCCGTTGCGGGCTTGGCTCGCGGCGCACGTGCCGCTGGGGATCGACGTGGATGAAATCGCCCAACGCAGCTTTGTGGCCGCGTTTTCGCGCTTGGAAGAGTTCGAGTTGGGGACTGATTTCGGGGCATGGTTGTTCACCATTGCACGCTACCAGCTGATGACAGAGAAGACGCGATTGCGACGAATCGCGGATTATCATGCTCGCTACGGCCCGGAGTTGCTGCAGCGAGAACTGGATCGCCGTTGCCAACAGTCCCCCGAGATCTGGTCGACAAAAATCGAACACTTGGAGCGGTGCGTGGAATCGTTGGGTGAACACCTTGGTCGCTTTTTAAAGTGGCGTTACGACGAAGAAATCCCGCTTCAGGAAATGGCCGATCGCAGCGGACGGTCCGTGCCTGCGGTCAAGAAACAACTCTGGAAGATCCGGGGAAAGTTGCAAGAGTGCATGGATGCAAGGCTCGCGAGCGAAGGAGGTTCGTCGTGA